The Diorhabda sublineata isolate icDioSubl1.1 chromosome 6, icDioSubl1.1, whole genome shotgun sequence genome includes a window with the following:
- the LOC130445148 gene encoding uncharacterized protein LOC130445148 codes for MLWRWLVIGLVIVWGSGGQVIDTNNVDLSTVDVKKLSTRTYGTDLLLLENTYRDQSTYKFEDFFWTGSGDGPEDESNWDFEENQSTIYKTKTVVTTVFIESSNSSSKTNTTKCSIDCTTSSRVPESEIKPTPTYTNYSDIDSSEEDFFDADRQFWLLTVLKSDGKDPVIVELKNSLAKLYKTAFQRQQEKHLGIRNGRAKRQTNGKLVNVYIHQVNRTDLNTIEVLYHVSLDGKPVSAVIAANDMHLLTDEEVRKELGYPFLIKAEPYLKPSEPQGLSGAKNTWMVIGISIAVFLVFLLTLAFILGCTKKKKRVGTPTSIGVENRQHIFERGVSRDNKGFVGDVKKQSPTYIRYSNDTTRNVTTVSRPGSSISSVSTSSGSLDISPLMTIKKHRRTPPKKPPRPKAALNRTAPMGIRKFPMEVFDSDSSRKDSPDTDFGGNFEPGVVSPKSYLSMPSVKSFPRGSIPEPLNKVLEPVSIHHLDIPDDDFKDQDDEIYKKFGLTRHGSLGAVEDPGVIGPIVWTMHKEKMNHGVSVDEGINDINTSTNLTKMRKRFHDLLDDTFSLFGSRRTSPVEQKRFDATSRATTEIKSHSAVDRSTDDLKAPPPKPRPRTTDPRKVDQPPTGPKGAWSSTAPSPLVRPLSAGIINPYPRVNVDHVLAEGKFSPNDPALSLIATLKSEIERISLPGSTTDLNR; via the exons ATGTTGTGGAGATGGCTCGTGATAGGACTAGTTATAGTGTGGGGTAGTGGAGGGCAAGTGATTGATACAAACAATGTTGATTTATCTACGGTGGACGTCAAAAAGTTGTCAACTAGAACTTACGGAACag atcTTCTATTGTTAGAAAATACGTATAGGGACCAAAGTACATATAAATTCGAAGATTTCTTTTGGACTGGCTCCGGCGATGGTCCCGAAGACGAATCAAATtgggattttgaagaaaatcaatCGACGATTTACAAGACAAAAACTGTTGTCACAACCGTGTTCATTGAATCATCAAATTCG agttCCAAAACAAACACCACAAAATGTTCAATTGATTGTACCACATCTTCACGTGTACCTGAAAGTGAAATAAAGCCTACTCCAACATATACAAATTATAGCGACATTGATAGCAGCGAAGAAGATTTTTTCGATGCCGATAGACAATTCTGGTTATTAACAGTATTAAAAAGTGACGGAAAAGACCCTGTGATTGTAGAGCTCAAAAATAGCTTAGCTAAACTATACAAAACCGCCTTTCAAAG ACAGCAAGAGAAGCACTTAGGCATAAGAAACGGAAGAGCTAAACGTCAAACAAATGGAAAATTGGTTAATGTTTATATTCATCAAGTGAATAGAACTGATTTGAATACAATAGAGGTTCTTTACCATGTGTCTCTGGATGGTAAACCTGTGTCTGCTGTTATAGCCGCTAACGATATGCATTTGTTAACAGACGAAGAGGTTAGGAAGGAATTGGGTTATCCATTTCTAATCAAAGCAGAGC CGTATCTTAAGCCCAGTGAGCCACAAGGTCTTTCCGGCGCCAAAAACACTTGGATGGTAATTGGAATCTCGATAGCGGTTTTTCTGGTGTTCCTCTTGACATTAGCTTTTATTTTGGGCTGCACGAAGAAAAAGAAGAGAGTGGGTACACCGACTAGTATTGGAGTGGAAAATAGACAGCATATTTTCGAAAGAGGAGTTAGCCGTGATAACAAAGGATTCGTTGGAGATGTGAAGAAACAATCGCCTACTTATATCAGATACAGCAACGATACTACAAGAAATGTGACGACCGTAAGCAGACCAGGAAGTTCAATCAGTTCCGTTTCAACAAG TTCGGGAAGTTTGGATATTTCTCCTTTAATGACCATTAAAAAACACCGTCGAACTCCGCCGAAAAAACCACCAAGACCGAAAGCTGCTCTCAACAGAACTGCACCAATGGGTATAAGAAAATTTCCTATGGAAGTTTTCGATTCCGATAGTAGCAGAAAAGATTCACCGGATACTGACTTCGGAGGAAATTTCGAACCAGGTGTAGTCAGTCCAAAATCATATTTATCCATGCCGTCAGTAAAATCTTTTCCGAG AGGAAGTATCCCGGAACCTCTCAATAAAGTTTTGGAACCAGTCAGTATACATCATTTAGATATACCTGATGACGATTTTAAAGATCAGGACgacgaaatttataaaaaattcggtTTGACGAGACATGGAAGTCTCGGAGCCGTGGAAGACCCCGGAGTTATTGGACCTATTGTTTGGACCATgcacaaagaaaaaatgaatcacG gtGTAAGTGTGGACGAAGGAATAAACGATATTAACACTTCCACTAACTTAACTAAAATGAGGAAGAGATTCCACGACCTCCTCGACGATACTTTCAGTTTATTCGGCAGTAGAAGAACAAGTCCAGTTGAACAGAAGAGATTTGACGCTACCTCCAGAGCTACCACGGAGATAAAGAGTCATTCGGCAGTTGATAG aTCAACAGATGATTTGAAAGCGCCTCCTCCTAAACCCCGTCCTAGAACAACCGATCCTAGGAAAGTTGATCAGCCTCCAACGGGCCCTAAAGGAGCTTGGTCTAGTACAGCGCCATCTCCTTTAGTTAGGCCATTAAGTGCTGGAATAATTAATCCATATCCAAGGGTTAACGTTGATCATGTATTAGCAGAAGGGAAATTCAGTCCCAACGATCCCGCATTATCTCTAATAGCAACTCTCAAATCAGAAATAGAGAGAATTTCTCTTCCTGGTAGTACTACTGATTTAAATCGATGA